The Colwellia sp. M166 genome segment TGTTGATTTAATGAATAACAAAAAAACTGAATATTTCGCGATATTTTTATCAATCTAACAACACAAGCGCTATAGTCTGCGGTATGATAGCTTGTTAATAATACCAAATATCATTTGTCAGCTGATTTTAAGTTGGCAAATTTAGCACAATACTATTCTGGCAATTTGTTGCCTAGGTGATGTTTAAAGGACATTTCGACAATATGTTTAAGAAATTACGCGGCATGTTTTCTAACGATTTATCAATCGACTTAGGAACAGCAAATACCCTGATTTATGTGAAAGACCAAGGCATTGTTTTAAACGAGCCTTCTGTTGTTGCTATTCGACAAGATCGCAGTGGTGGCTCTAAAAGTGTAGCGGCTGTTGGTACAGCAGCTAAACAAATGTTAGGCCGTACGCCGGGCAATATCGAGGCAATTCGCCCGATGAAGGATGGCGTTATTGCTAACTTTTTTGTGACAGAAAAAATGTTGCAATACTTTATTAAACAAGTGCATAGCAATAACTTCTTACGTCCTAGCCCACGTGTTTTGGTTTGTGTTCCTTGTGGTTCAACACAGGTTGAACGTCGTGCCATTCGTGAATCAGCTTTGGGTGCAGGTGCACGTGAAGTTTACTTAATTGATGAGCCTATGGCAGCGGCAATTGGTGCGGGTATGCCAGTATCGGAAGCAACTGGATCAATGGTAGTTGATATTGGTGGTGGTACTACTGAAGTTGGCATTATTTCATTAAATGGTGTGGTTTATTCTTCGTCTGTGCGTATTGGTGGTGATAAGTTTGATGATGCTATTATTAACTATGTACGCCGCAATTTTGGTAGCCTGATTGGTGAAGCAACCGCTGAACGAATCAAGCATGAAATTGGCTCAGCTTATCCAGGTGAAGAATTAGTTGAAATTGAAGTACGCGGTCGCAACCTAGCTGAAGGTGTTCCTCGTAGCTTTACACTCAATAGCAATGAAATTTTAGAGGCACTACAAGAACCGTTAACCGGTATTGTTAGTGCTATTATGGTTGCACTTGAGCAATCACCACCTGAATTAGCAGCTGATATTTCAGAGCGCGGTATGATTCTAACTGGCGGTGGTGCTTTACTGAAAGATATTGATCGTTTATTAATGGAAGAGACTGGCATTCCTGTTGTGGTTGCTGATGATCCATTAACTTGTGTGGCACGTGGCGGTGGCAAGGCAATTGAAATGATTGATATGCACGGCGGCGATTTGTTCTCTTACGAATAATTAATAGTTCACGCAATGAATCCAATATTTAAGCATGGACCTTCCCCACAGCACCGACTTATTTTGGTGCTGTTTTGTTCTGGACTGTTAATATTTTTTGACCATAAAGCTAATAGCTTCGAGTTTGCTCGCGGCTATTTACAGTCTATGGTGAGCCCTCTGCAATACTTAGCAACAGCGCCTAAACAAATGATGAATTGGGCGGCAGAAAATATTGTTACTCGTCGTCAACTTATTGCCGATAACGAGCAATATAAAATCAATGAATTAGCTTTTCATGAACAAGCGTTACAATTACAGATTGTACAACGCGAAAATGATCGTTTAAGGGCCTTACTTGCGTCACCATTACGTGGTGATGCTAAAAAAATGGTTGCTGAAATTTTAGCGGTTGATAGTGACCCTTATACCCACCAAGTGGTCATTAATCGAGGGGCAAATGATGGCGTTTATGAAGGTCAAGCCGTTATTGATGATGAAGGTATTGTTGGTCAAATACTGCATGTAGGCACTACCAGTAGTCGTGTATTATTGATCACCGATGTAACTCATGCGGTACCGGTCAGAGTCAGCCGAAATGGCGTTCGCTTAATTGCGAGTGGGGTTGGGGTGATAGATACCTTAGGACATAACCATGTGCCGCATAGTGCTGATATTCGAGTTGATGATATGTTAGTTACGTCAGGCTTAGGCGGTAAATTTCCAGAAGGTTATCCCGTGGCAAAAGTGACTTCTGTGTTGCAAGATGAATCACGTGCTTTTTCTCAAATTCAAAGTCAACCTGTCGCGAAAATAGATCGCTTACGTTATGTTTTATTGTTATGGCCAGAGCAAAGCAACTTGCAAGCAACTAAAAATATAGTGCTAAAACCAGATGACAAGGCTAAAAATAAATGACCATTGCTAGTCGCTTGATTATTCTATTAACTTTTTTAGTCGCTTTAATGGCAAGTATTATGCCTTTGCCTTTGAGTGTTGATGCTTTTCGACCTGACTGGGTACTGATTGTGCTACTTTACTGGTGCTTGGCGTTACCAAACCGAGTAAATGTTATATCAGCGGGGGTGATGGGCTTTATTCTTGATGTTTTATTAGGTTCAACCTTAGGTGTTCATGCTGCAGCAATGGCTATTTCTGTTTATATTGTGGCAGGAAATTTTCAAAAAATACGCAACTTTTCTATTTGGCAGCAAGCATTAATTGTTGGTGTGTTGTCGGCGCTGTATCATTTAATAGTATTTTGGCTGCAACGCTTTCTAACTGATGCGGTATTTTTGCCGAGTTATTTATACCCCGTTCTTACCACAATTATATTGTGGCCTTGGGTATTTTTATTATTACGTAAAATAAGACGAAACTTTCGAATCAAATAACATGTCTAATACCCTGATTTTGGCGTCACAATCACCACGCCGTAAAGAATTACTAAAACAACTTGGTTATGATTTCACTTGTGTACCTGCCGATATCGATGAAAGCGTACTGTCGAGTGAATCTCCTGAGCAATATGTTGCTCGTTTGGCGTTAGCAAAAGCGCAGGCTATTGCTATTAAACATCATGATGATGTGGTGGTACTTGGTTCAGATACGAGTGTGGTATTTGGGCAGCATATTTTAGGTAAGCCTGAATCTTTATCTGATTGTCATACTATGTTGGCTATGTTATCAGGCAATACTCATGAAGTGGTTACCGCAATTGCTGGGGTTAAAGGTCAACGATTTGAGGTTGTTATAGTAAGTACAGAGGTAGATTTCAAAACCCTAAGTGAAAAAGAAATAACACACTACTGGCATACAGGTGAGCCGCAAGATAAAGCTGGCGCTTACGGTATTCAAGGCATTGCGGGTCAATTTGTTAAACAAATTCGTGGTAGCTATTCTGCTGTAGTTGGCTTGCCTTTATATGAAACAGCCCAGTTACTATCGACATTCGGTGTTAAGTCATCAATGACAACAGATTAAACAGGAATTGATATGAGCGGTGAATTACTTATCAATGTTACCCCAAGTGAAACACGGGTAGCGTTAATCGAAAATGGTTCACTACAAGAAGTGCATGTTGAGCGTGAAGCTCGTCGTGGCTTAGTAGGAAATATCTACCTTGGTAAGATTATTCGGGTACTACCCGGCATGCAAGCCGCTTTTGTTGATATTAATTTAGGCAAAGCGGCTTTTTTACATGCCTCGGATATTAATTCTAAATTGATTTTAAAAGTAGACAGTAATAGTGAACAAGTACCTGATATTCGCAATTTGGTGCATGAAGGGCAATATATTGTTGTCCAGGTTGTTAAAGACCCTATGGGCACGAAAGGCGCCCGTTTAACTACAGATATTACTGTCGCAGCACGCTTTTTAGTGTTGATGCCCAATGCCAGTCACGCTGGAATATCGCAACGTATTGAAGACCCGAAAGAGCGCAACCGTTTAAAATCTATTGTTACGCCATACTGCGGAGAAGATCATGGCTTTATTGTCCGTACTGCCGCAGAAGGTGCTGGTATTGAAGAATTGCAGCACGATGCCGAGTTTTTGCGCCGTGTGTGGGCAAAAGTGATCGAGCGCAAAGAGCGCAAACAAACCAAAGATCCTATTTATCAAGATTTATCATTAGCCTTTCGAGTGCTACGTGATTTTGTTGGTGTTTCACTTGAACGTATTCGTATTGATTCTAAGCTAACTTATGAGCAATTAGTTGAATTTACCAGTGAATTTGTACCGAACTTAGCGCCAGTATTGGAATACTATCCCGGCGAGCGGCCAATATTTGACTTATTTGATGTGGAAAGTGAAATCCAACGTTCTTTGCACCGTAGAATTGAGTTGAAGTCGGGGGGCTACCTGATCATAGATCAAACAGAAGCTATGACCACGATTGATATTAATACCGGTGCTTTTGTTGGTCACAGAAATTTAGAAGAGACCATATTTAATACCAATATTGAAGCGACGCAGGCGATTGCTCGACAGCTTAGATTAAGAAACCTTGGTGGTATTATCATCGTTGATTTTATCGACATGAACGAGAAAGAGCATCAACGCCGAGTACTACATAGCTTAGATGTGGCTATGGCTAAAGATAATGTTAAATACAGCTTGTCAGGATTTTCAGCGTTAGGGCTTGTTGAAATGACGCGTAAACGCACGCGTGAAAGCTTAGAACATATTCTCTGTGGCGAGTGCGAAGTTTGTCATGGTCGAGGCTATGTTAAAACGGTTGAGACGGTCTGTTTTGAAATTTTACGAGAAATTGTCCGCGTTAACCGTGCATACGATGCCGATAAATTTATTGTTTATGCTTCGTCATCGGTGAGTGAATCATTAATAAACGATGAGTATCATAATCTTGCTGAGCTTGAGGTTTTCATTGGTAAGCAGATTAAAGTACAGACAGAAAACATGTATAATCAAGAGCAGTTTGATGTTGTTATGATGTAGTGTCCTATATTTATGAATAATGTAAGTGTCTTGGTAAAATATTAATGAGTGTTTCCACGGTATTAAATCGCTGGCTTAAGCGCCTTTATAAACTGTTAGCAATATTGCTAGTGGTGTTTGCCGTGTTGATTAGTACCTTGCGCTTATTTCTACCTTATGCGCATAATTATCGCCAAAATGTCGAAGATTACATAAATACCACCTACAACAGTAATATTTCTATTGGTTCCCTAAGCATGGGCTGGCAAACATCGGGGCCGACTCTGATCACCCGACAAGTCGAGCTTTCCTCCCTCGGTGATAATAAAATATACATTGATAGCCTAGAAGTTGAATTGGATTTTTGGCGCAGTGTACGCTCAAGACAATTAGTGACTAAAGACTTTGTTATTTCCGGCGCTGAATTAACGTTTGAGCAGGATGCGCTGGCTAATTCTGCGGAAGAAGTCAGTGATAATGATGAATCTGATGAGAGCTTATTAGACTCGCTTTCTACTATTTTATTAGATCAAATTTCTCGCTTTTCAATTCGTGATAGCCATGTACTTTATCGTTCCATTGCCGGAGATCGAGCGTTTACCATTAATGAAATGTTTTGGCTCAATGACAATGATCGTCATCAAGCCAATGGAACGGTCATTGTTGATGGCTTAAGCTCTAATAATTTAAAAGTATTATTAGACTTTAAAGGTCAAAGCTTTGATAACCTCAGTGGACAAGCTTACCTTGAAGCGAATGAAATCGATATAACACCTTGGTTAGGGCGAGTATTAGCGATCAAGGATGCCAATACGCATTCGGCGATTAACTTTAATGCTTGGCTGAATATTAGTGCGGGTGAAGCCGAATTTATTCAGTTAGCGTTAGGTAATAACAAAATTACTTGGCAGCATCTTGATAAAGTACAAAGTTTTGAAGTTATCGGTGGTGATGTCGAAATAAAAACCTTGGGTGAATTGCAGTTTAACGTTGCCACATCAGCATTAACCATTAAAAGAAATGGCATTGAGACTAATCGACTATCACTATTGGCCAATGTTGACGGTGATAACGTTAACGGTTATATCAGTGCCTTAGAGTTAGCCAGTTTTACTGGTATATCACCGTTATTACTGAATGACGTTGCGCTAGAAAGCTTATTACTTGATCTTGCTGCTGTTGGTCGCGTTGAAGATATTCATTTTCGTACTAGCGCCGATGATTTAGCGATAACCGCAGAATTTAGCAACGTTAATAGTCACTTTAGCCATGGCATTCCTGGTATTGATAATGTTAGTGGCGAATTGGTTTATTTAAATAATCAGCTGCAAATATCATTAAATGCTGTTGATGGCGCGCTTAATTTTGATAAACACTTTAAATATCCTATTCCTTATACACGCTTAAGTAGCCAGATTAATGCGCAGTTTTTTGCCGATGATTGGCAGCTCTTGGTTGATAATATTGAGTTTAGCTCTCCAGAGTTGAACTTAACTGCCGATGTTAAGGTTGAAAGTATAAAAGATCAGCCGATTACGATGTCATTATTAGCTAGTGTGAGTGATGGCAATGCCAAGTATGCTGAGTATTATTATCCACATTTACTGATGGGGCCGGGACTTGTCGGTTACTTAAATGGTGCCATTGTTGATGGTAAGGTTAATCAGGCTTTGGTGCTGTTTAATGGGCCATTACAAAACTTTCCATTTGATCATCACGAAGGTGTGTTTGTTGTTGATGCTGAATTATCAGAAAGTACGTTTAAATTTGATCCTGAATGGCCGGCAATCAATAATTTTTCAGCCAATTTAAACTTTACTAATAATAGTATGCTAATAACAGGGCGAGCAGGTCAGTTATCAGGTATTGATGTTAGCGGAGTTGAAGCCGCGATTGCGAGCCTATCTGATGGTCAAGTATTAACGGTCGATGCTGATTTTACCAATGTGCAACCACAGCAGGTGAGTCAATTGATGGACGCTAGTCCAATGCAAAATTCCATTGGCGTGACATTAGAGCAAGTGCTTATTTCAGACCCTATTAGTGGTGACTTTTCGTTAACCTTACCGTTAAACGATCTTGATGCCGTTGTTGCAAAGGGCCATGTTGACTTTAAAAATAATCGCTTAGCGCTACAAGCGCCACGTATGGATTTTAGCCAAGTAAACGGTCACTTGGATTATGCTAATGATGTCCTAACAGCCTCTAATGTTGAGATGGATTGGCGTGGTTTGCCGTTAACACTTAATGTGCAAGCTAAGCAAAAGTCAGAGTTTTATAACGTCAATATTGAAACATTAGCTCAATGGCAAGCTAGCCAGTGGCATGCGCAATTACCTCATGATTTGGTAAAATATGCCCAAGGGCCCTTAGCTTGGCAAGGCTTACTAGCGCTTAATATCAGTGATGATAAATTTACTTATGATTACCAAATTAACTCAAAGTTAAATGAATTAACCTTAGCGTTACCCGCACCATTTAGTAAAAATGCTGCAGAGCAAGTTGCGGTCAGTATTCATGCTTTTGGTGATGAATTTAATAGCACAATAAGTGCTGATATTGGCGAAAAAGTTGACTTTTATGGCTTGCTTGACCATCAGCAAACGCATTTCTCGCTGGCACACTTAGTGCTAGGTAAGCAGCAGTTGTGGTTACCGACGACGGGCTTTCATATTACAGCTGATCTAGCACAAGCTAACTATGAGCAATGGCAACCTCTAGTATTGGATATTCTCGCTTCGCTTGAAGCAGAGCCTGTTGCTGTAAATACATCGGCAGCGACTTTAGCTTCAAGCACAAGTGAGTCGAGTTTATTAAGCACGCCAGATAAAATACATGGCAAAATCGATAATTTATCTGTCTATGGTGAAAACTTTCAGCAGGTGGATTTTAATTTTGCAGCTGAGCCAAATTGGTGGTTACTTAATGTTAACGCTAAAGAGTTAAGAGGCTCCGCTAAATTTTATCCCGATTGGCATCAACAAGGCATAGATATCGATGCTGATTTTATGCATTTAAATAATGTTGATGGTACGTCGCCTAAAGAGGTGGTAAGTGAAAATGATCCCGGCTCAGAAATAACAATTGCTCAGGCTAAAAACATAGCCAGTGAACAAGCAATTTCAACTACTGAAGATGATGACGTAGAAGCTACTCGACATATAGAAAAAACCGATGCAGATAATACTGAGCTTGCTGTCGATACCATGATTGAAAAGCCGACACCTTTGATGATTGATCATGTGAGTAATGCTGAAATTTTTGCTGCTATGCCTCCGCTAAAAGTCAAATGTGCGAGTTGCCGATATGGTGATTATGATTTCGGAGCAGTAGCCTTTACGCTCGAACGTGAAGATGTAAATACACTGCTATTGAATAAATTTACTGCCAAGCGTGGTAAAACCCAAATGGCCTTTGATGCCCGATGGCAGCAAGACAATGATAGTTCAAATACTCGTATCACGGGTACATTGAATACTAATAGTGTTGCTCGTGAGGTAGAAAATATCGGCTATGCTTCAATTATTAGAGATAGTGGTATTGCCATGAAGTATGATGTTGTTTGGCAAGGGGGCCCACATGACTTTGCACTATCTACCTTTGATGGTCAGCTTTCGGCAAAGCTTGATGATGGCTATTTAGCTGATGTTGATGATAAAGGTGTACGTATTTTATCGTTGTTAAGTTTGCAGTCATTAGTGCGTAAGCTTAGTTTCGATTTTAGAGATATTTTTAGTGATGGTATGTTTTATAGTGAATTAGCGGGGACTTTTACTATGAAAAACGGCGTGGTATACACGGATAATGTCTTGATGAAAGGTACCGCTGGAGATTTAACGATTGTCGGCAATACCAACTTAAATAATGGTGACCTTGACTATCGCATGTCATATAAGCCTAATTTAACCTCTAGCCTACCTGTATTGGCGTGGATTGCGACATTAAATCCAGTAACATTTTTAGCGGGTATGGCTCTCGATGAAGTGATCACGTCAACGGTTATCGCTGAAATTAATTTTGAAGTGACAGGGAATTTAGATGAGCCGACATTTAAACAAGTCAGCCGAAAAAATAAAAACATCAGTGTTGGCCGTTCATCACCACCCAAAATTGTTGACTCAACGCCAGATAATAGCCCTGATACTACCGCCCCAGTGCCTGAAGGGCCAATAAAACCAGCACCGATAATAGATAACTTTGATGGTTAATAATCAATAATGGTAAGTAAAACAATGCAACTTTGTGCAATACAAATGACCTCCAGCACCAATGTTGCTGACAATATTGCTGATATTGAACAGCAGTTAGCAAGCTTGGCATATGATCAACAACAATTGGTATTATTACCAGAATGTTGTTTGTTTTTTGGTGGTAAAGACCAACAACAGCTAGCGTTAGCGCGTGAAAATAAAGAAACTCAACAGTTGAAAATACAACTGGCTGAGCTTGCTAAGCGCTTTAATGTGTTTCTTGTGGCTGGTAGTATTCCTGTGCTAGCAAATGAAGATGATAAATTTACCAATAGCTGTTTCGTTTTTTCGCCACAGGGTATAGAGCTTGGTGATTATGATAAGCTTCATTTGTTTGATGTTACCGTTGAAGACAGTGAAAAAAATTACTGTGAATCGCGTTATGCGCAAGCCGGTGATCGTGTTAGCGTAGTTGATGTTGCGGGTGTTAATATTGGTTTATCGATTTGCTATGATTTGCGCTTTCCGGAATTATTTCGCCAGTTATGCCAGCAAGGGGCAAAAATTATTACCGTACCCAGTGCCTTCACTCGGGTAACAGGAGCGGCGCATTGGCAAACGTTATTACAAGCCCGCGCGATTGAAAATCAAGTCTATATTATTGCCGCTGGACAAGAAGGTGTGCATTTAAATGGCCGTGAAACTTGGGGCCACAGTATGATCATAAATCCTTGGGGTGAA includes the following:
- a CDS encoding rod shape-determining protein, producing MFKKLRGMFSNDLSIDLGTANTLIYVKDQGIVLNEPSVVAIRQDRSGGSKSVAAVGTAAKQMLGRTPGNIEAIRPMKDGVIANFFVTEKMLQYFIKQVHSNNFLRPSPRVLVCVPCGSTQVERRAIRESALGAGAREVYLIDEPMAAAIGAGMPVSEATGSMVVDIGGGTTEVGIISLNGVVYSSSVRIGGDKFDDAIINYVRRNFGSLIGEATAERIKHEIGSAYPGEELVEIEVRGRNLAEGVPRSFTLNSNEILEALQEPLTGIVSAIMVALEQSPPELAADISERGMILTGGGALLKDIDRLLMEETGIPVVVADDPLTCVARGGGKAIEMIDMHGGDLFSYE
- the mreC gene encoding rod shape-determining protein MreC; translation: MNPIFKHGPSPQHRLILVLFCSGLLIFFDHKANSFEFARGYLQSMVSPLQYLATAPKQMMNWAAENIVTRRQLIADNEQYKINELAFHEQALQLQIVQRENDRLRALLASPLRGDAKKMVAEILAVDSDPYTHQVVINRGANDGVYEGQAVIDDEGIVGQILHVGTTSSRVLLITDVTHAVPVRVSRNGVRLIASGVGVIDTLGHNHVPHSADIRVDDMLVTSGLGGKFPEGYPVAKVTSVLQDESRAFSQIQSQPVAKIDRLRYVLLLWPEQSNLQATKNIVLKPDDKAKNK
- the rng gene encoding ribonuclease G, whose protein sequence is MSGELLINVTPSETRVALIENGSLQEVHVEREARRGLVGNIYLGKIIRVLPGMQAAFVDINLGKAAFLHASDINSKLILKVDSNSEQVPDIRNLVHEGQYIVVQVVKDPMGTKGARLTTDITVAARFLVLMPNASHAGISQRIEDPKERNRLKSIVTPYCGEDHGFIVRTAAEGAGIEELQHDAEFLRRVWAKVIERKERKQTKDPIYQDLSLAFRVLRDFVGVSLERIRIDSKLTYEQLVEFTSEFVPNLAPVLEYYPGERPIFDLFDVESEIQRSLHRRIELKSGGYLIIDQTEAMTTIDINTGAFVGHRNLEETIFNTNIEATQAIARQLRLRNLGGIIIVDFIDMNEKEHQRRVLHSLDVAMAKDNVKYSLSGFSALGLVEMTRKRTRESLEHILCGECEVCHGRGYVKTVETVCFEILREIVRVNRAYDADKFIVYASSSVSESLINDEYHNLAELEVFIGKQIKVQTENMYNQEQFDVVMM
- the mreD gene encoding rod shape-determining protein MreD produces the protein MTIASRLIILLTFLVALMASIMPLPLSVDAFRPDWVLIVLLYWCLALPNRVNVISAGVMGFILDVLLGSTLGVHAAAMAISVYIVAGNFQKIRNFSIWQQALIVGVLSALYHLIVFWLQRFLTDAVFLPSYLYPVLTTIILWPWVFLLLRKIRRNFRIK
- a CDS encoding nucleoside triphosphate pyrophosphatase, producing the protein MSNTLILASQSPRRKELLKQLGYDFTCVPADIDESVLSSESPEQYVARLALAKAQAIAIKHHDDVVVLGSDTSVVFGQHILGKPESLSDCHTMLAMLSGNTHEVVTAIAGVKGQRFEVVIVSTEVDFKTLSEKEITHYWHTGEPQDKAGAYGIQGIAGQFVKQIRGSYSAVVGLPLYETAQLLSTFGVKSSMTTD
- a CDS encoding YhdP family protein gives rise to the protein MSVSTVLNRWLKRLYKLLAILLVVFAVLISTLRLFLPYAHNYRQNVEDYINTTYNSNISIGSLSMGWQTSGPTLITRQVELSSLGDNKIYIDSLEVELDFWRSVRSRQLVTKDFVISGAELTFEQDALANSAEEVSDNDESDESLLDSLSTILLDQISRFSIRDSHVLYRSIAGDRAFTINEMFWLNDNDRHQANGTVIVDGLSSNNLKVLLDFKGQSFDNLSGQAYLEANEIDITPWLGRVLAIKDANTHSAINFNAWLNISAGEAEFIQLALGNNKITWQHLDKVQSFEVIGGDVEIKTLGELQFNVATSALTIKRNGIETNRLSLLANVDGDNVNGYISALELASFTGISPLLLNDVALESLLLDLAAVGRVEDIHFRTSADDLAITAEFSNVNSHFSHGIPGIDNVSGELVYLNNQLQISLNAVDGALNFDKHFKYPIPYTRLSSQINAQFFADDWQLLVDNIEFSSPELNLTADVKVESIKDQPITMSLLASVSDGNAKYAEYYYPHLLMGPGLVGYLNGAIVDGKVNQALVLFNGPLQNFPFDHHEGVFVVDAELSESTFKFDPEWPAINNFSANLNFTNNSMLITGRAGQLSGIDVSGVEAAIASLSDGQVLTVDADFTNVQPQQVSQLMDASPMQNSIGVTLEQVLISDPISGDFSLTLPLNDLDAVVAKGHVDFKNNRLALQAPRMDFSQVNGHLDYANDVLTASNVEMDWRGLPLTLNVQAKQKSEFYNVNIETLAQWQASQWHAQLPHDLVKYAQGPLAWQGLLALNISDDKFTYDYQINSKLNELTLALPAPFSKNAAEQVAVSIHAFGDEFNSTISADIGEKVDFYGLLDHQQTHFSLAHLVLGKQQLWLPTTGFHITADLAQANYEQWQPLVLDILASLEAEPVAVNTSAATLASSTSESSLLSTPDKIHGKIDNLSVYGENFQQVDFNFAAEPNWWLLNVNAKELRGSAKFYPDWHQQGIDIDADFMHLNNVDGTSPKEVVSENDPGSEITIAQAKNIASEQAISTTEDDDVEATRHIEKTDADNTELAVDTMIEKPTPLMIDHVSNAEIFAAMPPLKVKCASCRYGDYDFGAVAFTLEREDVNTLLLNKFTAKRGKTQMAFDARWQQDNDSSNTRITGTLNTNSVAREVENIGYASIIRDSGIAMKYDVVWQGGPHDFALSTFDGQLSAKLDDGYLADVDDKGVRILSLLSLQSLVRKLSFDFRDIFSDGMFYSELAGTFTMKNGVVYTDNVLMKGTAGDLTIVGNTNLNNGDLDYRMSYKPNLTSSLPVLAWIATLNPVTFLAGMALDEVITSTVIAEINFEVTGNLDEPTFKQVSRKNKNISVGRSSPPKIVDSTPDNSPDTTAPVPEGPIKPAPIIDNFDG
- a CDS encoding carbon-nitrogen hydrolase family protein yields the protein MVSKTMQLCAIQMTSSTNVADNIADIEQQLASLAYDQQQLVLLPECCLFFGGKDQQQLALARENKETQQLKIQLAELAKRFNVFLVAGSIPVLANEDDKFTNSCFVFSPQGIELGDYDKLHLFDVTVEDSEKNYCESRYAQAGDRVSVVDVAGVNIGLSICYDLRFPELFRQLCQQGAKIITVPSAFTRVTGAAHWQTLLQARAIENQVYIIAAGQEGVHLNGRETWGHSMIINPWGEILARRDTGKGIICADFQEQELLNVRKAMPVATHNRFKNKLMSYE